The following are encoded together in the Tribolium castaneum strain GA2 chromosome 3, icTriCast1.1, whole genome shotgun sequence genome:
- the Trpm gene encoding transient receptor potential cation channel trpm isoform X9, with translation MKKSKSHAKTQSYSYLDKPRAKHRRGIFDSLVSSLSTFLWPVATPFSSAPARSWIEATFHKRECVRFIAHTQHTKDEQRCGCGRTLAQHKHNTETVPPLAGEIWFPSRCTTALPTDAYGILEFQGGPHPSKAQYIRVAHDTKPEHLMQLITKEWNLELPKLLISIQGGKANFELQPKLKKVLRKGLLKAARSTGAWIFTGGTNTGVTKHIGDALLLERSQRTGRVNTLGIAPWGIVENNQELIGHNTEVPYHSISSPRSKFAALNNRHAYFLLVDNGTVGKYGAEIVLRRRLEKYISKQRLYPFTQSPIPIVCLVIEGGTNTIRAVLEYVTDDPPVPIVVCDGSGRAADLIAFMCKYELSVLKSMRDYIIATITRAFEVNRELAECLYGELMQCVENKNLITVFRIADKYDQKPQELDQTILTALFKSQHLSPTEQLSLALTWNRADIARSEIFIYGQEWPRGALEEAMMKALEHDRCDFVKLLLENGVSMRKFLTIPRLENLYNSKEGPSNILRYILRDVRPHIPAGYVYTLHDIGLVINKLMGGAYRAFYTRRKFRPIYAKVMNKGQNMQRNSTSFVKQYGNAMSLLAQALPSNANPCLFDYPFNELLIWAVLMKRHKMALLMWQHGEEALAKALVGCKLYKAMAHEAAEDDMETEVYEELRSYGKEFENIALEVLDFCYRQDDDQTQQLLTCELQNWSGQTCLSLAVAANHRALLAHPCSQIILADLWMGGLRTRKNTNLKIMLGLLCPPYILKLEFKSKEELQLMPQTTEEHMELENDDDDKSDSDKNVDGERKVVRKHYIELYPKALLTENFIRRETVVQENGKVLSDPEENKYHVFFTDVPQERVPRNRELKISKKLYEFYTAPITKFWANSIAYITFLIIFSYTILVKMDERPSWQEWLAISFMCTYGCEKLRELFSSEPVGLKQKLAVWCWNLWNPCDMAAVLFFLIGVVLRFKESTFEVGRVFYCVNSIYWYLHILNILSVNKYLGPLVTMMGKMVKNMIYFVVLLLIVLMSFGVSRQAILFPDTPPSWGIARDVFLEPYFMLYGEVYADKIDPPCGEDEEKPCQTGRWVSPVIMSVYLLVANILLINLLIAVFNNIFNEVNAVAHQVWMFQRFTVVMEYEQKPILPPPFIIFCHIYLLIKYLRRKMEGKEESYDNGLKLFLDRDEMERLYDFEEDCVEGYFAEQELKLQQSTEERIKVTTERIEHLTQKIEDINTKENIHTTALQNLELRCRRLVDQMQEVSTEMEKIRTSIESQGSTAGPSFDAGFIRERTVSEPTEALVEDVPTLKIGSSATKRKPIVRSLTEVRPDAYIFDNGQHIEYRYDEEEECNEEIDPLPKSESQQPLTFERQRTRSTDSKTSNDSAEVSADDLGALSLEVLRNWAIQKRKDSTGTGRRSSDGGNACEKLLEHFSPQSLYFYHYYRKEGEDSSNGSKRSLNKRQLSQTHSEPETSDPPATATNPSRPMTLERSVTFTEPRIKVIPPTSIAGGSNRTALLMHMHTEYTSITDELESVCGLLSPPRSPGLLSPPRPEQSPPSQRKRHPSEMSNPEIAINFEKEHLRSAEECDYMVMENLIQRRYDEEDGEHGPLNPDLLSVVTETREFRISSIGSRPLKRASAVEGDAQPLDSGSDSAIQGDSTERQDSTESNDITSALLNQPPMPQRPSIVMDSSQLPIQREVQKAESKDSLHMQSETMC, from the exons ATGTGGGTGTGGGCGTACTTTGGCACAACATAAACACAACACTGAAACTGTACCTCCATTGGCAGGAGAAATATGGTTCCCGAGCAGATGCACGACGGCGTTGCCGACGGACGCCTATGGGATACTCGAGTTCCAGGGAGGACCTCATCCTTCCAAAGCTCAA tacATCAGGGTCGCTCACGACACAAAACCGGAACATCTCATGCAGCTTATTACGAAGGAGTGGAATCTGGAACTTCCTAAACTGCTCATTTCCATCCAAGGAGGAAAGGCTAACTTCGAATTGCAACCGAAATTGAAGAAAGTTCTCCGGAAGGGCCTACTGAAGGCGGCTCGCTCCACCGGCGCTTGGATATTCACAGGCGGCACGAATACAG GAGTCACAAAGCACATCGGCGACGCCCTGCTCCTCGAGCGCTCGCAGCGGACCGGAAGGGTGAACACCTTGGGCATAGCGCCATGGGGTATCGTCGAAAACAACCAAGAGCTCATCGGTCACAATACGGAAGTGCCATATCACTCAATATCATCGCCCAG GTCCAAGTTTGCAGCTTTAAATAATAGACACGCTTATTTCCTACTAGTCGATAATGGGACTGTTGGAAAGTACGGTGCGGAAATAGTCTTGAGGCGAAGACTGGAAAAATACATATCAAAACAGAGACTATATCCAT TTACCCAAAGTCCCATACCCATAGTCTGTTTAGTCATAGAAGGGGGTACTAATACTATAAGGGCTGTCCTAGAATACGTTACTGACGACCCACCTGTCCCTATTGTGGTCTGCGACGGGTCAGGTCGAGCAGCTGATTTAATTGCCTTCATGTGCAA GTACGAACTGTCGGTGCTTAAATCCATGCGGGATTATATCATCGCAACAATAACGAGGGCTTTTGAAGTTAACAGAGAGTTAGCCGAGTGTCTCTACGGCGAATTAATGCAATGTGTGGagaacaaaaatttg ATTACTGTTTTTCGAATTGCCGACAAATACGACCAAAAACCGCAAGAACTCGACCAGACAATCCTCACAGCGCTGTTCAAGTCCCAGCACCTTTCGCCCACTGAGCAGCTCAGCCTCGCGCTCACTTGGAACCGTGCAGACATCGCGCGGtcggaaatttttatttatggccAAGAGTGGCCACGTGGGGCCCTTGAAGAGGCCATGATGAAGGCGCTAGAGCACGATCGGTGCGATTTCGTGAAGCTGTTATTGGAGAATGGGGTTAGCATGcgaaaatttttgacgataccTCGTCTGGAAAACTTGTACAACTCCAAAGAGGGGCCTAGCAATATCCTGCGGTACATTTTGAGAGACGTGCGGCCGCACATCCCCGCCGGTTATGTGTACACCTTGCACGATATCGGCCTAGTTATCAACAAGCTGATGGGCGGCGCCTACAGGGCCTTCTACACCCGCCGAAAATTCCGGCCTATTTACGCCAAAGTCATGAACAAGGGCCAGAACATGCAGCGAAACTCGACCTCGTTCGTCAAGCAGTACGGAAACGCGATGAGTCTGCTGGCTCAAGCCTTGCCGTCTAACGCCAATCCCTGCCTCTTCGATTATCCTTTTAACGAGCTTTTG ATATGGGCTGTGCTAATGAAACGGCACAAAATGGCCCTGCTTATGTGGCAGCACGGGGAGGAAGCTCTAGCGAAGGCGCTAGTCGGCTGTAAATTGTACAAAGCCATGGCGCACGAAGCCGCCGAAGACGACATGGAGACGGAAGTTTACGAGGAGTTGAGGAGCTACGGCAAGGAATTCGAAAATATAG CTCTGGAAGTTCTGGATTTTTGCTACCGGCAGGACGACGATCAAACACAGCAGCTTTTAACCTGTGAACTGCAGAACTGGTCGGGGCAAACGTGCCTGAGTCTGGCCGTCGCCGCCAATCACAGGGCGCTTTTGGCGCATCCCTGCTCGCAAATAATTCTGGCCGATCTGTGGATGGGCGGCCTGCGGACGCGCAAAAACACCAACCTGAAG ATCATGCTGGGGCTCTTGTGCCCGCCCTACATCCTCAAGCTCGAGTTCAAGTCCAAGGAAGAGTTGCAGCTAATGCCGCAAACAACCGAGGAACACATGGAGTTGGAGAACGACGACGATGACAAGTCCGATTCCGACAAAAACGTTGACGGGGAA CGTAAAGTGGTACGAAAACATTATATTGAGCTTTATCCCAAA GCCCTCCTCACCGAAAACTTCATCCGGCGCGAAACCGTCGTGCAGGAAAACGGCAAAGTGCTGTCCGACCCAGAGGAAAATAAATATCACGTGTTTTTCACCGACGTGCCCCAGGAGAGGGTGCCGCGAAACCGCGAGttgaaaataagcaaaaaattgtacgAGTTTTACACCGCTCCGATCACGAAGTTCTGGGCCAATTCC atCGCGTATATCACTTTTTTGATCATATTCAGTTACAcgattttggtgaaaatgGACGAGCGGCCATCGTGGCAGGAGTGGCTGGCCATCTCCTTCATGTGCACCTACGGCTGTGAGAAGTTGAGGGAACTGTTTTCGTCCGAACCGGTCGGGCTCAAGCAAAAGCTGGCCGTTTGGTGCTGGAATTTGTGGAATCCGTGCGACATGGCGGCAGTTTTGTTCTTCCTAATTGGGGTCGTCCTCAGATTCAAAGAGAGCACGTTCGAGGTCGGCCGGGTTTTTTACTGTGTTAACAGCATTTACTGGTATTTGCACATTTTGAATATCTTGAGCGTGAACAAATATTTAG GTCCATTGGTCACAATGATGGGTAAAATGGTCAAAAACATGATTTATTTCGTTGTTCTTTTACTGATTGTTTTGATGAGCTTTGGGGTGTCCCGACAGGCGATTTTATTCCCTGATACCCCGCCCAGCTGGGGGATTGCCAGAGAC GTGTTTCTGGAGCCCTATTTCATGTTGTACGGTGAAGTATATGCAGACAAAATTGACCCTCCTTGTGGGGAAGACGAGGAAAAGCCGTGTCAGACAGGCCGTTGGGTGTCTCCAGTCATCATGTCTGTGTATCTTTTGGTGGCTAATATCCTCCTAATTAATCTTCTGATCGCCGTTTTCAACAACATTTTTAATGAAGTGAACGCGGTGGCGCACCAGGTGTGGATGTTTCAGAGATTTACCGTCGTCATGGAGTACGAACAGAAGCCGATTCTGCCACCTCCATTTATCATATTTTGCCACATCTATTTACTAATCAAGTATTTGAGGCGAAAAATGGAAGGGAAGGAAGAGAGTTACGACAACGGATTGAAGCTGTTTTTAGATAGGGATGAAATGGAGCGCTTGTACGATTTTGAGGAAGATTGCGTCGAGGGTTATTTTGCCGAACAAGAGCTGAAACTGCAACAGTCGACCGAAGAACgcataaaagttaccacagAACGCATAGAACACCTCACACAG AAAATCGAAGACATCAATACCAAGGAGAACATTCACACCACTGCCCTACAAAATCTGGAGTTGAGATGCCGGCGCCTGGTGGACCAAATGCAGGAGGTTTCCACcgaaatggaaaaaattcgCACGTCGATTGAGAGCCAGGGTTCCACGGCAGGTCCGTCGTTTGATGCTGGTTTCATACGCGAGCGAACAGTCAGTGAGCCTACTGAAGCCCTCGTGGAAGATGTTCCAACCCTTAAAATTGGCTCTTCGGCAACGAAGAGAAAACCAATCGTTCGGTCGCTGACTGAGGTTCGGCCGGACGCTTACATTTTCGACAACGGCCAGCACATCGAGTACAGATACGACGAAGAGGAGGAGTGTAACGAAGAAATAGATCCTTTGCCGAAATCAG AGAGTCAACAACCCTTGACATTCGAGAGGCAACGAACCAGAAGCACGGACTCTAAAACATCGAACGATTCGGCCGAAGTTTCAGCCGATGATTTAGGAGCCCTAAGTTTGGAAGTTTTGCGAAACTGGGCGATTCAAAAAAGGAAAGATTCGACGGGAACGGGGCGGCGAAGTTCCGACGGTGGAAATG CATGTGAAAAACTCCTAGAACATTTTTCACCACAAAGCCTATATTTCTACCACTATTACAGGAAGGAGG GCGAAGACTCGAGCAATGGGAGCAAACGCAGTCTTAACAAAAGACAATTGTCCCAAACCCACTCCGAACCCGAAACTAGCGATCCTCCGGCAACCGCCACGAACCCGTCGCGTCCCATGACGCTGGAGCGTAGCGTAACGTTCACCGAGCCCCGAATCAAAGTGATTCCACCGACTAGCATCGCAGGTGGTAGTAATCGAACGGCTTTATTAATGCATATGCATACTGAATATACGAGCATCACTGACGAACTCGAAAGTGTTTGCGGCTTGTTAAGTCCGCCGAGATCGCCAGGACTGTTATCGCCGCCACGACCCGAACAGTCGCCCCCAA GTCAGCGCAAAAGACACCCATCGGAAATGTCCAACCCCGAAATCGCGATCAACTTCGAAAAAGAGCATTTACGAAGCGCCGAAGAGTGCGATTACATGGTCATGGAAAATTTGATCCAGAGGCGGTATGACGAAGAGGACGGGGAGCACGGCCCCCTTAATCCGGACCTGTTAAGCGTAGTTACCGAAACTCGCGAATTTAGGATTAGTTCGATCGGTTCACGGCCGCTGAAGAGGGCAAGTGCCGTGGAAGGGGACGCACAGCCTTTAG ATTCTGGCAGTGATTCGGCAATTCAGGGTGATTCCACCGAGCGTCAGGATTCAACCGAGTCGAATGACATCACGTCGGCCCTTCTGAACCAGCCCCCGATGCCGCAGAGACCCTCCATAGTGATGGACTCCTCGCAGTTACCGATTCAAAGGGAAGTGCAAAAGGCCGAATCCAAAGATAGTCTCCACATGCAGTCGGAGACGATGTGTTAA
- the Trpm gene encoding transient receptor potential cation channel trpm isoform X2, producing the protein MKKSKSHAKTQSYSYLDKPRAKHRRGIFDSLVSSLSTFLWPVATPFSSAPARSWIEATFHKRECVRFIAHTQHTKDEQRCGCGRTLAQHKHNTETVPPLAGEIWFPSRCTTALPTDAYGILEFQGGPHPSKAQYIRVAHDTKPEHLMQLITKEWNLELPKLLISIQGGKANFELQPKLKKVLRKGLLKAARSTGAWIFTGGTNTGVTKHIGDALLLERSQRTGRVNTLGIAPWGIVENNQELIGHNTEVPYHSISSPRSKFAALNNRHAYFLLVDNGTVGKYGAEIVLRRRLEKYISKQRLYPFTQSPIPIVCLVIEGGTNTIRAVLEYVTDDPPVPIVVCDGSGRAADLIAFMCKYELSVLKSMRDYIIATITRAFEVNRELAECLYGELMQCVENKNLITVFRIADKYDQKPQELDQTILTALFKSQHLSPTEQLSLALTWNRADIARSEIFIYGQEWPRGALEEAMMKALEHDRCDFVKLLLENGVSMRKFLTIPRLENLYNSKEGPSNILRYILRDVRPHIPAGYVYTLHDIGLVINKLMGGAYRAFYTRRKFRPIYAKVMNKGQNMQRNSTSFVKQYGNAMSLLAQALPSNANPCLFDYPFNELLIWAVLMKRHKMALLMWQHGEEALAKALVGCKLYKAMAHEAAEDDMETEVYEELRSYGKEFENIALEVLDFCYRQDDDQTQQLLTCELQNWSGQTCLSLAVAANHRALLAHPCSQIILADLWMGGLRTRKNTNLKIMLGLLCPPYILKLEFKSKEELQLMPQTTEEHMELENDDDDKSDSDKNVDGERKVVRKHYIELYPKKRTRSLSMRSKSANPQGVKALLTENFIRRETVVQENGKVLSDPEENKYHVFFTDVPQERVPRNRELKISKKLYEFYTAPITKFWANSIAYITFLIIFSYTILVKMDERPSWQEWLAISFMCTYGCEKLRELFSSEPVGLKQKLAVWCWNLWNPCDMAAVLFFLIGVVLRFKESTFEVGRVFYCVNSIYWYLHILNILSVNKYLGPLVTMMGKMVKNMIYFVVLLLIVLMSFGVSRQAILFPDTPPSWGIARDVFLEPYFMLYGEVYADKIDPPCGEDEEKPCQTGRWVSPVIMSVYLLVANILLINLLIAVFNNIFNEVNAVAHQVWMFQRFTVVMEYEQKPILPPPFIIFCHIYLLIKYLRRKMEGKEESYDNGLKLFLDRDEMERLYDFEEDCVEGYFAEQELKLQQSTEERIKVTTERIEHLTQKIEDINTKENIHTTALQNLELRCRRLVDQMQEVSTEMEKIRTSIESQGSTAGPSFDAGFIRERTVSEPTEALVEDVPTLKIGSSATKRKPIVRSLTEVRPDAYIFDNGQHIEYRYDEEEECNEEIDPLPKSESQQPLTFERQRTRSTDSKTSNDSAEVSADDLGALSLEVLRNWAIQKRKDSTGTGRRSSDGGNACEKLLEHFSPQSLYFYHYYRKEGEDSSNGSKRSLNKRQLSQTHSEPETSDPPATATNPSRPMTLERSVTFTEPRIKVIPPTSIAGGSNRTALLMHMHTEYTSITDELESVCGLLSPPRSPGLLSPPRPEQSPPSQRKRHPSEMSNPEIAINFEKEHLRSAEECDYMVMENLIQRRYDEEDGEHGPLNPDLLSVVTETREFRISSIGSRPLKRASAVEGDAQPLDSGSDSAIQGDSTERQDSTESNDITSALLNQPPMPQRPSIVMDSSQLPIQREVQKAESKDSLHMQSETMC; encoded by the exons ATGTGGGTGTGGGCGTACTTTGGCACAACATAAACACAACACTGAAACTGTACCTCCATTGGCAGGAGAAATATGGTTCCCGAGCAGATGCACGACGGCGTTGCCGACGGACGCCTATGGGATACTCGAGTTCCAGGGAGGACCTCATCCTTCCAAAGCTCAA tacATCAGGGTCGCTCACGACACAAAACCGGAACATCTCATGCAGCTTATTACGAAGGAGTGGAATCTGGAACTTCCTAAACTGCTCATTTCCATCCAAGGAGGAAAGGCTAACTTCGAATTGCAACCGAAATTGAAGAAAGTTCTCCGGAAGGGCCTACTGAAGGCGGCTCGCTCCACCGGCGCTTGGATATTCACAGGCGGCACGAATACAG GAGTCACAAAGCACATCGGCGACGCCCTGCTCCTCGAGCGCTCGCAGCGGACCGGAAGGGTGAACACCTTGGGCATAGCGCCATGGGGTATCGTCGAAAACAACCAAGAGCTCATCGGTCACAATACGGAAGTGCCATATCACTCAATATCATCGCCCAG GTCCAAGTTTGCAGCTTTAAATAATAGACACGCTTATTTCCTACTAGTCGATAATGGGACTGTTGGAAAGTACGGTGCGGAAATAGTCTTGAGGCGAAGACTGGAAAAATACATATCAAAACAGAGACTATATCCAT TTACCCAAAGTCCCATACCCATAGTCTGTTTAGTCATAGAAGGGGGTACTAATACTATAAGGGCTGTCCTAGAATACGTTACTGACGACCCACCTGTCCCTATTGTGGTCTGCGACGGGTCAGGTCGAGCAGCTGATTTAATTGCCTTCATGTGCAA GTACGAACTGTCGGTGCTTAAATCCATGCGGGATTATATCATCGCAACAATAACGAGGGCTTTTGAAGTTAACAGAGAGTTAGCCGAGTGTCTCTACGGCGAATTAATGCAATGTGTGGagaacaaaaatttg ATTACTGTTTTTCGAATTGCCGACAAATACGACCAAAAACCGCAAGAACTCGACCAGACAATCCTCACAGCGCTGTTCAAGTCCCAGCACCTTTCGCCCACTGAGCAGCTCAGCCTCGCGCTCACTTGGAACCGTGCAGACATCGCGCGGtcggaaatttttatttatggccAAGAGTGGCCACGTGGGGCCCTTGAAGAGGCCATGATGAAGGCGCTAGAGCACGATCGGTGCGATTTCGTGAAGCTGTTATTGGAGAATGGGGTTAGCATGcgaaaatttttgacgataccTCGTCTGGAAAACTTGTACAACTCCAAAGAGGGGCCTAGCAATATCCTGCGGTACATTTTGAGAGACGTGCGGCCGCACATCCCCGCCGGTTATGTGTACACCTTGCACGATATCGGCCTAGTTATCAACAAGCTGATGGGCGGCGCCTACAGGGCCTTCTACACCCGCCGAAAATTCCGGCCTATTTACGCCAAAGTCATGAACAAGGGCCAGAACATGCAGCGAAACTCGACCTCGTTCGTCAAGCAGTACGGAAACGCGATGAGTCTGCTGGCTCAAGCCTTGCCGTCTAACGCCAATCCCTGCCTCTTCGATTATCCTTTTAACGAGCTTTTG ATATGGGCTGTGCTAATGAAACGGCACAAAATGGCCCTGCTTATGTGGCAGCACGGGGAGGAAGCTCTAGCGAAGGCGCTAGTCGGCTGTAAATTGTACAAAGCCATGGCGCACGAAGCCGCCGAAGACGACATGGAGACGGAAGTTTACGAGGAGTTGAGGAGCTACGGCAAGGAATTCGAAAATATAG CTCTGGAAGTTCTGGATTTTTGCTACCGGCAGGACGACGATCAAACACAGCAGCTTTTAACCTGTGAACTGCAGAACTGGTCGGGGCAAACGTGCCTGAGTCTGGCCGTCGCCGCCAATCACAGGGCGCTTTTGGCGCATCCCTGCTCGCAAATAATTCTGGCCGATCTGTGGATGGGCGGCCTGCGGACGCGCAAAAACACCAACCTGAAG ATCATGCTGGGGCTCTTGTGCCCGCCCTACATCCTCAAGCTCGAGTTCAAGTCCAAGGAAGAGTTGCAGCTAATGCCGCAAACAACCGAGGAACACATGGAGTTGGAGAACGACGACGATGACAAGTCCGATTCCGACAAAAACGTTGACGGGGAA CGTAAAGTGGTACGAAAACATTATATTGAGCTTTATCCCAAA AAACGCACTAGAAGTTTGAGTATGCGAAGCAAGTCTGCAAACCCTCAAGGTGTAAAG GCCCTCCTCACCGAAAACTTCATCCGGCGCGAAACCGTCGTGCAGGAAAACGGCAAAGTGCTGTCCGACCCAGAGGAAAATAAATATCACGTGTTTTTCACCGACGTGCCCCAGGAGAGGGTGCCGCGAAACCGCGAGttgaaaataagcaaaaaattgtacgAGTTTTACACCGCTCCGATCACGAAGTTCTGGGCCAATTCC atCGCGTATATCACTTTTTTGATCATATTCAGTTACAcgattttggtgaaaatgGACGAGCGGCCATCGTGGCAGGAGTGGCTGGCCATCTCCTTCATGTGCACCTACGGCTGTGAGAAGTTGAGGGAACTGTTTTCGTCCGAACCGGTCGGGCTCAAGCAAAAGCTGGCCGTTTGGTGCTGGAATTTGTGGAATCCGTGCGACATGGCGGCAGTTTTGTTCTTCCTAATTGGGGTCGTCCTCAGATTCAAAGAGAGCACGTTCGAGGTCGGCCGGGTTTTTTACTGTGTTAACAGCATTTACTGGTATTTGCACATTTTGAATATCTTGAGCGTGAACAAATATTTAG GTCCATTGGTCACAATGATGGGTAAAATGGTCAAAAACATGATTTATTTCGTTGTTCTTTTACTGATTGTTTTGATGAGCTTTGGGGTGTCCCGACAGGCGATTTTATTCCCTGATACCCCGCCCAGCTGGGGGATTGCCAGAGAC GTGTTTCTGGAGCCCTATTTCATGTTGTACGGTGAAGTATATGCAGACAAAATTGACCCTCCTTGTGGGGAAGACGAGGAAAAGCCGTGTCAGACAGGCCGTTGGGTGTCTCCAGTCATCATGTCTGTGTATCTTTTGGTGGCTAATATCCTCCTAATTAATCTTCTGATCGCCGTTTTCAACAACATTTTTAATGAAGTGAACGCGGTGGCGCACCAGGTGTGGATGTTTCAGAGATTTACCGTCGTCATGGAGTACGAACAGAAGCCGATTCTGCCACCTCCATTTATCATATTTTGCCACATCTATTTACTAATCAAGTATTTGAGGCGAAAAATGGAAGGGAAGGAAGAGAGTTACGACAACGGATTGAAGCTGTTTTTAGATAGGGATGAAATGGAGCGCTTGTACGATTTTGAGGAAGATTGCGTCGAGGGTTATTTTGCCGAACAAGAGCTGAAACTGCAACAGTCGACCGAAGAACgcataaaagttaccacagAACGCATAGAACACCTCACACAG AAAATCGAAGACATCAATACCAAGGAGAACATTCACACCACTGCCCTACAAAATCTGGAGTTGAGATGCCGGCGCCTGGTGGACCAAATGCAGGAGGTTTCCACcgaaatggaaaaaattcgCACGTCGATTGAGAGCCAGGGTTCCACGGCAGGTCCGTCGTTTGATGCTGGTTTCATACGCGAGCGAACAGTCAGTGAGCCTACTGAAGCCCTCGTGGAAGATGTTCCAACCCTTAAAATTGGCTCTTCGGCAACGAAGAGAAAACCAATCGTTCGGTCGCTGACTGAGGTTCGGCCGGACGCTTACATTTTCGACAACGGCCAGCACATCGAGTACAGATACGACGAAGAGGAGGAGTGTAACGAAGAAATAGATCCTTTGCCGAAATCAG AGAGTCAACAACCCTTGACATTCGAGAGGCAACGAACCAGAAGCACGGACTCTAAAACATCGAACGATTCGGCCGAAGTTTCAGCCGATGATTTAGGAGCCCTAAGTTTGGAAGTTTTGCGAAACTGGGCGATTCAAAAAAGGAAAGATTCGACGGGAACGGGGCGGCGAAGTTCCGACGGTGGAAATG CATGTGAAAAACTCCTAGAACATTTTTCACCACAAAGCCTATATTTCTACCACTATTACAGGAAGGAGG GCGAAGACTCGAGCAATGGGAGCAAACGCAGTCTTAACAAAAGACAATTGTCCCAAACCCACTCCGAACCCGAAACTAGCGATCCTCCGGCAACCGCCACGAACCCGTCGCGTCCCATGACGCTGGAGCGTAGCGTAACGTTCACCGAGCCCCGAATCAAAGTGATTCCACCGACTAGCATCGCAGGTGGTAGTAATCGAACGGCTTTATTAATGCATATGCATACTGAATATACGAGCATCACTGACGAACTCGAAAGTGTTTGCGGCTTGTTAAGTCCGCCGAGATCGCCAGGACTGTTATCGCCGCCACGACCCGAACAGTCGCCCCCAA GTCAGCGCAAAAGACACCCATCGGAAATGTCCAACCCCGAAATCGCGATCAACTTCGAAAAAGAGCATTTACGAAGCGCCGAAGAGTGCGATTACATGGTCATGGAAAATTTGATCCAGAGGCGGTATGACGAAGAGGACGGGGAGCACGGCCCCCTTAATCCGGACCTGTTAAGCGTAGTTACCGAAACTCGCGAATTTAGGATTAGTTCGATCGGTTCACGGCCGCTGAAGAGGGCAAGTGCCGTGGAAGGGGACGCACAGCCTTTAG ATTCTGGCAGTGATTCGGCAATTCAGGGTGATTCCACCGAGCGTCAGGATTCAACCGAGTCGAATGACATCACGTCGGCCCTTCTGAACCAGCCCCCGATGCCGCAGAGACCCTCCATAGTGATGGACTCCTCGCAGTTACCGATTCAAAGGGAAGTGCAAAAGGCCGAATCCAAAGATAGTCTCCACATGCAGTCGGAGACGATGTGTTAA